The genomic stretch TCACATTTTTCATAAAAAACCTCCTTCAAAAACTTTGATTTAAAAATTATAAGCTTTTTTTTGCAATTTTCAAGAAAAATCATCTCGCAAAATCTCTGTAAAAATCTAATTGTGTATTTCTGTCAATATAGTCAAAGAGCTCATCATAATGGCTTATGTCTTGTGCCACATCCCTGGTCCAGGGCTCAAGAGAATAGCTGTAAACACTTTTTGTATCTTTGCCTTCAAATAATCTCAATGGTATTGAAACAGATACCCCGAAATTATGGTATCCCCTATTGTACTGATCAGTGAATATTGATGTATTTGTAAAGCTATACCAAGCAGACAAAACAACACCATTTATAAATTTAGAGACTTTAATCAAAGTTCCTACATCGCCTGCTAGAAATCGTCCCGTTTTTAAATCAACATACATTTGTGTATTTGGTATATTATAGCGAAGGTTTAAGAATTCTGTTGAGTAGTATTTTTTGGCATAGCTTTTATGAGAAAAGCCAAAAGGATCATTAATAGATCTTTTCTTTACAAGGCTTCCGCTTATGCCAATCAAAACTCTTCCGTGAAACAACGGTTTTGCTATTTCAGCGTCTAAGCCTGCATATTCAGTTTCCAATAGTCCAACAGCACCTCTTGCGTAAATATCATCTGGAAATTTAATAATTTGATTATACAAAAGTCTGCTTAATGCAAGTTTTTTTTCAAGATATAAAGGGTAATCGCTCCTTACTGGTATTGATAAAGGCTGATTTACAGTAGAAATATTGTTAAATGGATAGAAATCAACTTGCGATACAATAGTTGCTCCTTTGAAAGGGTAATACTTTACTATGCCGTTTAATCCAAATCTGTATCTGAAAAAGCCAGAAGGATCGTTTAAGAAGTTTTGCAAAGATGGATTTATTTCATAGCTAAACTGTCTATGGTACTGTTCTGGAGCATTAATATTTTTTGTTACGTTGGTATTTAGCTTTGATAAATATAAAAATTCCCAGGTTTTGAGTTTGTCGTTTATATAGTCGTCGATATCCTGCTTTGTTGTGTCAAACTGCAAAATTGGCACATCGTTTCTTGACAATATGATATGGACTTTGTTTATTTTTTTATCCTTTTTTTTAACGCTTGCTATAACCTGGCTTATAACCTTGATTGCCTTTGGAGTGTAAAAATACACATCGTTTTGAGCTTCAACCCACAGATTGCCGTTTTCTAGTTTTATTCTGATATTGCTAAAACCAGATTGGCTAAGAGCGCTTGCAAGCCTTGTTTCAAAATCGCCAATGGATTGATCTACATAAGGATACTCAACAATATGGTCTTGTATAGGTCTCATTGGTTTTCCTATATCAAATGGCATGGAAATATTAACGCCAAATTGATTTCCTCTTTGATAACTTAAATCTACTTCAATCCATTTTACAGGGTTTAATCTTAAGCCAACATTGTAATGAGATCGAGGAGGGTGAGATAAAAAATAATCGGCTTGGGCTGGATCAGAGGTATCTTTAGTATATTCTATTGGGTCATATTCAAACATCAATGCCCACTTATCAGAAGGGGCAAATTGCACACCCCAGAAAAAATTTGAATCTTTAAGCCACGCTCTTGGGTGTGTAAACATCTGCATTGAAGAAAAGTGACCACCTGTTGGTGGCAAAGGTATTTTTCCAAGTCTTCCGTTGCCAAAGCCTACAGTAAAATCAAATGGATAAATTTGTTTGCTTAAGACAATATATTGAGAAGAATATCTGCGCGACTGACCGTAAGGGTCAAGTAAGCCAATGGCTACAGCTGGTGTATATTTTCCTTCTTTTTCAATCTGATATTTTATATCTATTGACTTATCTTTGTAACTACCATAGCCTGATTCGCCTTGACTATGAAAAGGTATTAAACCAAGGATTTCTGTAACTAAAGCATTTATTTCAAGACCTTTTAGAGGACTTAGTGTAATGTAGTAGTGTACATAGGGACTTACCCTGTTTATACCTATTCTATAAGTATCTTCTTTCATAACTCTTGCCGTTGGTATGGACATTAGTCCTGTTACTCCATAATTGTTTGGTGCATGCAAAAAGTTATCAAATGCATATGAATTTAATGGTATAATAAAAAAAAATAAAACCGCAAAAAAAACCTTATATTTCATGCGAAGTTTTAAAGCAGCAAGATAAAGCCAGTTTGGCTTTATCTTAGTATAAATGTATTGCCACACCAGCTGTGACTGCTATGTTCATCAATATTTGGGTTATATCTTTAATATTTCTAAGCCATGGAAACTCTTGGAGTTTTTGCGGCACTATAATGGTATCTCCAGGCCATAACCTGTTGTCTTCTTTAGCAAAGGCTGCAAATTCCCACCTGTCTTTGTATGGATTCCAGCTCACAAGTCCATGAGAGACCTTTACAGCAGAACCGTTGGCTCTATATACATAGACATCTTTTGTATCTGCATAGCTTTCATAGCCTCCTGCCATTTCTATGTAATCTTTCCATGTATAGTGTGGATTATACACATAACTGCCAGGTGACATAACTGCGCCAACAACATTTACAACATCGTTTCTAACAGGAATATATAATCTATCGCCATTTTCTAAGGGTATATCCTCACTTGAACCTTTTAGAATTCTTATCGGGGCAAGGTCTATTGTTACCCTTCCGCTTGCTTTGACAGATNNNNNNNNNNGTTTGATGCTAGAAGCTGCTGCTGCAGTCTATTTATCATCAAATCAATGCTTTGCTGCTGAATTTTTTGCACGCTTGCTCTTGTAAAAACTGCGCCTCTTAAATAAGCCTCTTTAGTATAACCGCCGGCTCTTTCAAGCACAGACGATAACCTTTCTCCTGGCGTAATCGGATATACGCCTGGATATTTAACCTGTCCGCCAATGTAAACATACTCGTAAGGATGCCAGTTGGGAATAGTTCTTACAAATATATAGTCTCCTATTTCAAGCTTAATATTATCTTTAGGATCATCTTTAAGTGCTTTTGCTAAATTGACGTGAAACCTTTCAACCTTTGGGCCCTCTTGTGTAATTGAAGTTCTGGTAATTTCAGCTTTATCTGAGGCATAGTAGAGCAAACCTCCTGCTCTATCTATTACGGTTTTTAAAGTCGTTACATTTGGTTTTATGGCAAAAGAGCCAGGCATTGCAACTGCTCCTTCAAGTTTAACAGTATTCAATTCTTCGGGAACAGAAAATATTTTAACAAGATCTCCGCCATGAACTATAAAATTTGCTTCGGGGTGTTTTTTTAATGTCTCTAAGTTTCTAAGGTCTTTGAGGCTATCTTCAAAAACCATACGAACCTGATGATCAACTATCCTATAAACTTGCACTCTGCCTGTGAAAGCAAAGCTTTGAAGACCCCCCGCCATTTCTATAAGCGCAAGAATTGAGGTTCTGCCCTTAAGTTCATAAATAGCAGGGTCCTTAACAGCGCCTGCAATAGCAACTTCTGGACCAATTGGCGGAATGTAGATTACGTCTCCAGGCTGTAATCTTATGTTGCCTGTTGTGTCACCGTATATTAAAAAATCGTACATGTCAAAGTGTGTTATTGTTTTTCCATCTCTTTTAACCTCGATATTTCTCATGGAACCAATTTTAGATGGACCGCCGCATGCAAAAAGCGCGTTAATTAGGGTTGATAAAGAAGACACGGTATAGCTTCCGGGGTGTGCAGCATAACCTACGACATATATAGTCATAGTTCTTAATGAACCCATTGTTATATTTAAATTGAAATTTTTATAGTATTTAGAAAATGCATTTTGTATTACACCTTTTAATTCAGAAAATTTTAAACCAGCTACACTTACAACTCCAACGCCTGGTATATTGATGTCTCCATCTCTATTTACAGTTAGAGTTAAATTCTCACTTACACTACCCCAAACATCTATTTTTATCTGGTCATTTGGACCAATAATATAATTTGGGCCGACGGGAACACTCATTAGCGGTGCAAATGTGGATGGCGGGCTGATAAATAGATTATAACCAAATTGTTTAAGATTTTTTACGGAAACAGATGAAGGTAGGCTTCCAGATATAAACTCCTCAAATGCAGACGGTTTGTTTAAAGGAGTTAATGCAGGGTTTGTTATAGTTGTAGAAGTTTTACCATTAAGTAATGAACTTTGCGTTTCTTGCTGAACTTGATTTAATTTGTTCTGGTAGTGTTTGCTGTTGGAACTGAGAAACAGAAGGATTGGAGTATTGCGATTGAGGAACAGTTTGCTGTGATTGTGCAAAAGGATTAGTTTGCGAGCCTTGGTTCTGCTGTTGAAATTGAGAAACAGAAGATTCACTTGAAATCCCAGATTGAGATTGTTGACTTGTTTGTGATTGAGAAAAAGGTCCTTCAGGCATTCCAGCATTATTCTGCCTTGATGTTTGAGTTTGTCCTGCAGAATACAAAGGTGTTATCTCTACACCCTGAGCATATGTAAGCCCCGATAAATAAAACAATAAGCTTAAAACTAAAAAGATTTTCCTAAACAAAACACACCCCCACTTTACTTTTTACAAAGTATTACAATTTATTTGATTTACTAAACTTCATTATTCTACTAATTTTAAATTTCACAATGGACCAGTATAAGCCAATATATATAAACATAAAAATGATTGAAAACACAATAAGCACTTTAGTATCGTTCCAGAATAAGATTGCAGGTAAAGCGCTAAAAACTGTCAAAACCCACAAAAATGGAGAAGTCATTGAATTTCTATAAAGAATTTTTTCTGGGTTTGAACCAACAAATATTGGTGTCATTCTTCTAAAAACAAGTGTATGCAAATGAAGTGCATCTGCTTTGCCAACTGATGATTTTTTAATGATTTTTCTCCTATACATCGAAAATATTGTTTCAAAAATTGGATAGATACACAAAAGCAAAGGAAAAAAAGCAGATACCTGCTTGTGTCTTACAACAACCAAAACGGCTACCTCCGCAGCAATAAATCCAATAAAATAAGCACCGCCATCTCCTAAGAATATTTTTCCAAGAGGATAGTTTAGCAAAAAAAATGCAAAAATGGAAAATATCATTGCAAAACAGACATACACTATATACATGTCATTTAGTTTGAACGCAACATAGGCAAAACCAAGAAAGATTATAATTGAAACAAATGAAGCTAGACCATTGTATCCATCTATTATATTAAAAGCATTTGTCACCCCACTAACGGCAATAATCGTAACAATAACCGCAACGGCTTTAAAAGAAAACAATTTATCAACAATACCCAAATCTAATCTGTTTAATAGAGCACCTAAAAATAAAATTCCAAGACCAGCGGATAATGTTATAACTAGTAAGCGGTAAATTGGTTTAACTTTTCTTGATATATCTTCTGTTAAGCCTACCAAAAAAGCGGGTGTAGCACAAAGCGTTAATAGTAAAAAATCACTTTCTTTTCTGTGAACAAAAAGTAAAAAAGAAATCACAAAAAAAGCCAAAAAAATACCAGTGCCCCCAAGCCTTGGTGTTGAGTTTTTATGAAATTTCTGTGGCTCATTATTTATTTTATCTAAACCAATAGAGAGTTTGTTCGAAAATACTATAATTAAAAAGTCAATCAATGAACAAACCAAAAAAGCGATTATAATATATTTTAGCATAAAAGCCTACTTTTCTTTAAATAAAACCAAATCAGCTCTTTTAATGATTTACAAAATTTAGAACTGACTTAAAATTATATTGTACACTTTTCTTTTAAAATTTAAAGCTTTTTTAGTAAAAAATTAAAGAAAAAATATTAGCTTGTAGTACAAGTAGCCTAAATATTCTCTTAAAGCTTCGGTTGATATTACAAGATTACCAAGTGTTGGTAAATAACTATAAAAATTATAAGAATGACTTTCTTTAAAATCAACAGGATAGGGTATAACATCAAGGTTATGCTTTTTAAAAAGCATAACTGCACGTTTCATGTGATAAGCGGATGTAACTAAAATAATTTTTCTAAAATTTTGCTTTCTGCAAATTTTGGCTGTATAAATTGCATTTTGGTTTGTATCAAAACTTTTGTTGTCAATAAAAATATCTTTTGAGTTAACGCCCATTTGTTCTAAAATTTTTTTTGCAATATTTGCGGTTGATCTTGTGGAGGTTGCATATCCTCCAGAAAAAATAATAGGCAAATGCAGCTTTTTATATAAAATATAACCACCAACTAAACGGTTAAGAGAATCGCCATCTAATGTATTTTTGTTATATGATCCTGCTCCTAAAACCACTATTGCATTTGCATGAAGGTTTTTGGGTATTTTATAAGATTGCTCAAGCGGTGATACAAGCATATTCTTTACGGGCGATATAGACGCAAGATACAAAACAACAGCACAAAAAAGACTCAAATAAAACACGAACTTTTTCTTTGTTGAAAATAAGGATATAACCAAAAAGACGATTATTATTGAGCCTGGTGGGAATATGGCGTATTCTACGAGCTTTTTTACTGTCTCAATCATAATCATGAAATTTTTTTAATAAACTAACTAGAATCAACCGTTTGACTACAATTTTAAAAAACACAGTATTTAGTTGACTTCGTCTATTTTTTAACCTGTTGAAAAAAGTGTTATGCTGAAATTGTTTTTCTAATATTGAAATATCTTTTTTAAGACCACAAAAATGATCAATTAATGTTTCTACAATTTTGTCTTCGAAATTTTTTCTCATTAATTTTTACCATTAAATTTAAATTGCCTTTGAACCCACTTGAGCTTTTGTTAGACGGTCTATTGTTTCTTTACAATGCTTTGGGGCTGATTCTATAATAGGTTCTATTTCGTAAAAGACTTTATAGGCTCCAGATTTCATAGTAGAGCAAATATATGACTTTGTATGAAACTCTATTGATTTAGTTAGAGTCTTTATAGTAGTTTTAACTGCTCTAGAAAAGTAGGATTTAAGAACAGAAGTATAGAGACTATAAAATTCAGATTTATTATTTAAGAGCATACCTTTGGAATTAATATCAAAACTTATATTGTCTTCAAAAAAGATTTCCATTGGTCTATTCGAATGTTGACACGTTGCGTGCCTGCAATTTATTAGTCTTTCTTTCATATTAAAAGAATTTATACTAAGCTTTGCTATTTTGCAAGCATTAATTGTAATTATTTAAAATATTTATGCGGATGCCTGCAAAACAATTCAAATCCATATTTATGAGATTATTATTTTTTAAAAGGATTATGAAATTAAAGGAAAGGAACAAAAACAACTTAATCATTTCACCAAGATATTGTAAACAAAGTTTATAAATATTAAAAAAATCTATTAAATCATTGTAATTTAAAATCACAACTTTATCAGTTATTTTATGTAACATAGTTAAAAAGTTGTTTTGTTAAATTTTATATCACATAGATGTAATACCTAGCTAATTTGTGTCTAGCTTTTAGAAGTCTCTGTGCTCACATAAAATATTACTATCTTTGTAAAGTTTTACAAAAATCAGTATAAAAAATTTTTTTATGTGAAAATTAATGTGCATAAAAAGTGCGCACTAAAAATTGCACAAAATGAGAAAAAGTATCGAATACTTGACTACAAAAAGTGTCGAATTTTTTGCATAATTATAAAACAAACTGAATAATATATAAAGTGTCTAATCACTAGCGATCAAAAGGACCGAATTTTTTGAGTTTGATTTTTCTCTTTTCATTCCCCTTTCATTCCCTTTTCATTCTCCTTTGACTCCCCTTTCGTTCCCCTCTCATTCCCCTTTGGTTCCCCTTTTATTCCCCTTTCGTGCACCAAAAAACTTTAGCAAAATGTCTTTTAAATAAGCTTTCTCAAAATCAGTATTGCAT from Desulfurella sp. encodes the following:
- a CDS encoding SLBB domain-containing protein, translating into MSVPVGPNYIIGPNDQIKIDVWGSVSENLTLTVNRDGDINIPGVGVVSVAGLKFSELKGVIQNAFSKYYKNFNLNITMGSLRTMTIYVVGYAAHPGSYTVSSLSTLINALFACGGPSKIGSMRNIEVKRDGKTITHFDMYDFLIYGDTTGNIRLQPGDVIYIPPIGPEVAIAGAVKDPAIYELKGRTSILALIEMAGGLQSFAFTGRVQVYRIVDHQVRMVFEDSLKDLRNLETLKKHPEANFIVHGGDLVKIFSVPEELNTVKLEGAVAMPGSFAIKPNVTTLKTVIDRAGGLLYYASDKAEITRTSITQEGPKVERFHVNLAKALKDDPKDNIKLEIGDYIFVRTIPNWHPYEYVYIGGQVKYPGVYPITPGERLSSVLERAGGYTKEAYLRGAVFTRASVQKIQQQSIDLMINRLQQQLLASN
- a CDS encoding SLBB domain-containing protein — its product is SVKASGRVTIDLAPIRILKGSSEDIPLENGDRLYIPVRNDVVNVVGAVMSPGSYVYNPHYTWKDYIEMAGGYESYADTKDVYVYRANGSAVKVSHGLVSWNPYKDRWEFAAFAKEDNRLWPGDTIIVPQKLQEFPWLRNIKDITQILMNIAVTAGVAIHLY
- a CDS encoding YdcF family protein; its protein translation is MFYLSLFCAVVLYLASISPVKNMLVSPLEQSYKIPKNLHANAIVVLGAGSYNKNTLDGDSLNRLVGGYILYKKLHLPIIFSGGYATSTRSTANIAKKILEQMGVNSKDIFIDNKSFDTNQNAIYTAKICRKQNFRKIILVTSAYHMKRAVMLFKKHNLDVIPYPVDFKESHSYNFYSYLPTLGNLVISTEALREYLGYLYYKLIFFL
- a CDS encoding YjbH domain-containing protein; translated protein: MKYKVFFAVLFFFIIPLNSYAFDNFLHAPNNYGVTGLMSIPTARVMKEDTYRIGINRVSPYVHYYITLSPLKGLEINALVTEILGLIPFHSQGESGYGSYKDKSIDIKYQIEKEGKYTPAVAIGLLDPYGQSRRYSSQYIVLSKQIYPFDFTVGFGNGRLGKIPLPPTGGHFSSMQMFTHPRAWLKDSNFFWGVQFAPSDKWALMFEYDPIEYTKDTSDPAQADYFLSHPPRSHYNVGLRLNPVKWIEVDLSYQRGNQFGVNISMPFDIGKPMRPIQDHIVEYPYVDQSIGDFETRLASALSQSGFSNIRIKLENGNLWVEAQNDVYFYTPKAIKVISQVIASVKKKDKKINKVHIILSRNDVPILQFDTTKQDIDDYINDKLKTWEFLYLSKLNTNVTKNINAPEQYHRQFSYEINPSLQNFLNDPSGFFRYRFGLNGIVKYYPFKGATIVSQVDFYPFNNISTVNQPLSIPVRSDYPLYLEKKLALSRLLYNQIIKFPDDIYARGAVGLLETEYAGLDAEIAKPLFHGRVLIGISGSLVKKRSINDPFGFSHKSYAKKYYSTEFLNLRYNIPNTQMYVDLKTGRFLAGDVGTLIKVSKFINGVVLSAWYSFTNTSIFTDQYNRGYHNFGVSVSIPLRLFEGKDTKSVYSYSLEPWTRDVAQDISHYDELFDYIDRNTQLDFYRDFAR
- a CDS encoding glycosyltransferase, with translation MLKYIIIAFLVCSLIDFLIIVFSNKLSIGLDKINNEPQKFHKNSTPRLGGTGIFLAFFVISFLLFVHRKESDFLLLTLCATPAFLVGLTEDISRKVKPIYRLLVITLSAGLGILFLGALLNRLDLGIVDKLFSFKAVAVIVTIIAVSGVTNAFNIIDGYNGLASFVSIIIFLGFAYVAFKLNDMYIVYVCFAMIFSIFAFFLLNYPLGKIFLGDGGAYFIGFIAAEVAVLVVVRHKQVSAFFPLLLCIYPIFETIFSMYRRKIIKKSSVGKADALHLHTLVFRRMTPIFVGSNPEKILYRNSMTSPFLWVLTVFSALPAILFWNDTKVLIVFSIIFMFIYIGLYWSIVKFKISRIMKFSKSNKL